A window of the Chitinispirillales bacterium ANBcel5 genome harbors these coding sequences:
- a CDS encoding ATP-binding protein, whose protein sequence is MKKVGKHIKLFSFFMAAIAVYFLVVGLFVFECATYFYASYLFLVLFLVAYVYHKKSNYSFIIEKTREKTALIENTAEKARAQNQTLHSIHELALELSNKTKKEDIYSSVTKTLVKSFRYDLSQFWMFDHELKKLVCVGFYGDQKARLDQRDKYNKVLRKYLTKCFNEDSENKTQIICENMEDTTEIFLESTLSSAVISPLVHGGKTIGILTAEYHKGQGIGESDIQLVDSISNTTYAALAQQDIMLLDEKDKILENVKSLNENDELLVNSISSFAGDTLMKIELFSEMETKIENRTKELIRTHEELLKAREMIIQSEKLSSLGRMAAGVIHQINDSLNFLVNIVPDLKTDLKGLQKVYEFSLENIKNEDGLEEIKDIATEQDLDSHLEDMSFIFSRIEKALGKSLSIANSLGVFTSASNSDEILEADFYSLLDNVISMIPQKNKAGVEITLDQSCKLRWNINPNRMDQVFINLINNAIDAMNGEGKIEIFGERHSPNGLTLHFKDNGPGIPEEIQKKIFDPFFTTKPAGKSTGLGLAISAEIVRQFGGAISVTSKKGIGSHFVIKFSEELLPEKIGA, encoded by the coding sequence TTGAAAAAAGTTGGTAAACATATAAAACTGTTCAGTTTTTTTATGGCAGCAATTGCTGTGTACTTTTTAGTTGTCGGTTTATTCGTGTTTGAATGTGCCACCTATTTTTACGCATCCTATCTGTTTCTCGTTTTATTTTTGGTGGCCTATGTTTATCACAAAAAAAGCAATTACAGTTTTATAATAGAAAAAACCAGAGAAAAAACAGCTTTGATAGAGAATACTGCTGAGAAGGCCAGAGCCCAGAACCAGACGCTTCATTCAATACATGAGCTTGCTCTTGAGCTTTCCAATAAAACTAAAAAAGAAGATATCTACAGCAGTGTAACTAAAACTTTAGTAAAATCTTTCCGGTACGACTTAAGTCAGTTTTGGATGTTTGATCATGAATTAAAAAAACTTGTTTGTGTAGGCTTTTATGGTGATCAAAAAGCAAGGCTGGACCAAAGAGATAAGTATAACAAAGTATTACGTAAATACCTGACAAAGTGTTTTAATGAAGATAGCGAAAATAAAACACAGATAATTTGTGAAAACATGGAAGATACAACAGAAATTTTTCTTGAAAGTACTCTTTCCTCAGCAGTCATCAGCCCATTGGTTCACGGTGGTAAAACAATAGGAATACTTACCGCTGAGTACCACAAGGGTCAGGGTATAGGTGAATCTGACATTCAACTGGTCGATTCGATATCAAACACCACCTACGCTGCCTTGGCACAACAGGACATTATGCTTCTGGATGAAAAAGATAAAATTCTTGAAAATGTGAAAAGTTTAAATGAAAATGATGAGTTGCTTGTAAACTCTATCTCCTCTTTTGCGGGTGATACATTAATGAAAATAGAACTATTCTCTGAGATGGAAACAAAAATAGAGAATAGAACCAAAGAGTTAATCAGAACTCACGAGGAGCTACTTAAAGCAAGAGAGATGATCATTCAAAGTGAAAAACTTTCATCACTTGGAAGAATGGCAGCCGGTGTTATTCATCAGATAAATGATTCTTTAAATTTTCTGGTAAACATTGTTCCGGATTTAAAAACAGATCTCAAAGGACTGCAGAAAGTTTATGAGTTTTCACTCGAAAATATAAAAAACGAAGATGGTTTAGAAGAGATAAAAGACATTGCCACTGAGCAGGATCTGGATAGTCACTTAGAGGATATGTCTTTTATTTTCTCCCGAATAGAAAAGGCGCTTGGTAAAAGTTTATCGATTGCAAATAGCCTTGGGGTATTTACCAGCGCTTCAAATTCAGATGAGATACTCGAGGCTGATTTCTATTCCCTTTTAGATAATGTAATAAGCATGATTCCCCAAAAAAACAAAGCAGGGGTGGAGATTACGTTAGACCAGTCCTGCAAATTGAGGTGGAACATCAACCCCAACAGAATGGACCAGGTCTTTATTAATTTAATAAACAACGCAATTGACGCGATGAATGGAGAAGGAAAAATAGAAATATTTGGGGAAAGACACTCGCCTAATGGTCTTACGCTCCATTTTAAAGATAACGGACCTGGCATACCAGAAGAGATACAGAAAAAAATCTTTGATCCCTTTTTTACCACCAAGCCTGCAGGAAAAAGTACAGGGCTTGGCCTTGCCATCTCTGCTGAGATTGTTCGTCAGTTTGGTGGTGCCATATCCGTTACCTCAAAAAAGGGTATAGGATCACATTTTGTGATAAAGTTCTCAGAAGAACTCTTACCAGAAAAGATTGGTGCTTAA
- a CDS encoding ATP-binding protein, protein MSHSNTEIQERTEKKNVVKGMVQPVLRYLDDRYGPEVTDRILTDIDLDRLFFDDPNGFMPIETTDILFESAKKYTGDNDFPYTMGRNVLKYMNPLQAIMTTTFASPSLIFNNLERVEQKVVKTTRVKTTRLGPHKFHIRISFADNYREPFSACRNRQGSYEAVPTIFKLPYAKVEHPKCAFRGDSNCEYIVTIPQTWFQWFFKASVATLGAGIISGIGYLLNGTSVLALLAASSPVFSMLFYVIYTRRRFAEGIKWLKNAEHSIETQSEELKQDSKRTKYLHDLTVKLNREVHCEPISSHVTKVLVDNFTYDSSQIWLKEGDRFFCSGVAGYEGKVREEILSTEYSVTEGLKHPDGFIVRVLKNKETLLINDLKKVTAGFTMQSKQLFSSMKISSAIIIPLSDHQKVFGMLVGINKNGKKVSYTDKILFETMTHIVSNSLHKALLYESMEEKIRKRDREIKRRQEQVIFTREMTIQNEKLSAIGQMAAGIAHEINNPLNFLFNIVPELRGDFLTLKKVATVAQNNLDNTTKQNFEHLMEEYQLDTHLDEVDEVFNYVDKALSKARKTANSLKVFARTSGNDSDTLLNLKSVINDAIELIPAKYLSTVNVVVEVPDEIELRINRVEFQQILLNLLNNAIEACNNNKNIRVEAQRSAGKIVVSVRDWGKGISFEHEKSIFRPFFTTKDTHLHTGLGLTVAKELIKKYGGEIVFESGNKSGTVFTIIMPGADDRGL, encoded by the coding sequence ATGTCTCACAGTAACACCGAGATTCAAGAACGTACAGAGAAAAAAAATGTTGTAAAGGGTATGGTTCAACCGGTATTGCGTTACCTGGACGATCGCTATGGTCCGGAGGTCACCGACCGAATACTCACCGATATTGATCTTGATCGCCTCTTTTTTGATGATCCTAACGGGTTTATGCCCATTGAGACCACCGACATTCTCTTTGAGAGTGCAAAAAAGTATACCGGGGACAATGATTTTCCTTATACAATGGGCCGCAATGTATTAAAGTACATGAATCCGCTTCAGGCGATAATGACAACCACGTTTGCGTCCCCCAGCCTTATTTTTAATAATTTGGAGCGAGTGGAGCAGAAGGTGGTGAAAACTACCCGGGTTAAAACCACTCGTCTTGGTCCTCATAAATTTCATATCCGGATCTCATTTGCTGATAACTATCGGGAACCCTTCTCAGCCTGCCGAAACCGTCAGGGTTCTTATGAGGCAGTTCCAACGATCTTTAAACTCCCGTATGCCAAAGTTGAACATCCAAAATGTGCATTCAGAGGTGATTCAAATTGTGAGTACATTGTCACAATTCCCCAAACGTGGTTTCAGTGGTTCTTTAAAGCTTCAGTGGCCACATTGGGTGCCGGCATTATCTCAGGGATAGGGTATTTATTAAACGGCACATCGGTTTTGGCTCTTTTGGCGGCTTCGTCACCTGTTTTCAGCATGCTTTTTTATGTTATTTATACGCGGAGGCGTTTTGCTGAAGGAATCAAATGGCTAAAAAATGCAGAGCACTCAATAGAGACGCAGAGTGAAGAGCTAAAACAGGATAGCAAGCGCACCAAATATCTTCATGATCTTACGGTAAAGTTAAACAGGGAAGTGCATTGCGAACCAATTTCAAGTCATGTTACCAAAGTACTTGTGGATAACTTCACCTATGATTCCTCCCAAATTTGGCTGAAAGAGGGAGATCGGTTTTTTTGTTCCGGGGTTGCGGGGTATGAGGGAAAAGTTCGGGAGGAGATCCTTTCCACAGAGTATTCAGTGACCGAGGGGCTAAAACACCCTGATGGTTTTATCGTGAGGGTGTTAAAGAACAAAGAAACGCTTTTGATTAATGATCTTAAAAAAGTGACCGCCGGTTTTACCATGCAGTCCAAGCAACTCTTCTCTTCAATGAAGATCTCTTCTGCGATAATTATCCCCCTTTCAGATCACCAGAAAGTGTTTGGGATGCTTGTTGGGATAAACAAAAACGGTAAAAAGGTTAGCTACACAGACAAGATCCTTTTTGAAACCATGACCCATATTGTTTCAAATTCGCTTCACAAAGCGCTGTTGTATGAAAGCATGGAAGAGAAGATAAGAAAAAGAGACCGGGAAATTAAGCGTCGCCAGGAGCAGGTCATTTTTACTCGTGAGATGACAATTCAGAATGAAAAGCTTTCAGCTATTGGGCAGATGGCTGCAGGTATTGCTCATGAAATCAATAACCCTTTGAATTTTCTTTTTAATATTGTACCTGAGCTTAGAGGCGATTTTCTCACACTTAAAAAAGTCGCAACGGTAGCCCAGAACAATTTAGATAATACAACAAAGCAAAATTTTGAACATTTGATGGAAGAATATCAGCTTGATACACATTTGGACGAAGTTGATGAAGTGTTTAACTATGTAGATAAGGCACTTAGTAAAGCAAGAAAAACTGCCAATAGTTTAAAAGTTTTTGCCAGAACAAGTGGCAACGATTCCGATACGTTACTGAATCTAAAAAGTGTGATTAATGATGCTATTGAGCTTATACCAGCCAAATATTTATCGACAGTTAATGTTGTTGTTGAAGTACCTGATGAAATTGAGCTTAGGATTAATCGTGTAGAATTTCAGCAAATTTTATTGAACTTACTAAATAATGCAATCGAGGCTTGTAATAACAATAAAAATATTAGGGTTGAGGCTCAAAGGAGTGCCGGAAAAATAGTAGTATCCGTTCGGGACTGGGGTAAAGGTATTTCTTTTGAACATGAAAAATCAATTTTTCGTCCGTTTTTTACTACAAAAGATACACATCTGCATACCGGCCTGGGGCTGACTGTGGCTAAAGAACTGATTAAGAAATATGGTGGGGAAATAGTATTTGAATCCGGGAACAAATCCGGTACTGTTTTTACTATTATTATGCCAGGGGCAGATGATAGAGGGTTATAA
- a CDS encoding PQQ-dependent sugar dehydrogenase — protein MKQKKITRTQLVSGLLLLFIGNCSFNNSENANQNTVTVTDIATGLEIPWAIDFLPDGSMIFTQRPGEVKLQRDNTTELIGQIDVIHQGEAGLLGVAVDPDFNENNYIYLYYTYQQQAMFNRISRFTLNGSLSDEFIVLDSIDGANIHNGGRIKFGPDGLLYATTGDANDPSLSADTNSLAGKILRMEKDGSVPGDNPFGNYVYALGLRNPQGLAWRDDTLYASSHGPVRRDELHRIERGMDYGWPEPCDQTGLAFRCYTEFTLAPSGIAIYENMLLVTGLRGNQLRRVDLQSDQEFEHLTELGRLREVVLYEGYLYIATSNRDGRGTPQPNDDRIVKVDPNALIHN, from the coding sequence ATGAAACAAAAAAAAATTACGCGAACACAATTGGTTTCAGGATTATTGTTACTGTTTATCGGTAACTGTTCTTTCAATAACTCTGAAAATGCAAACCAGAATACCGTTACCGTAACCGACATCGCTACAGGGCTTGAAATCCCCTGGGCTATAGACTTTTTACCAGATGGTTCGATGATTTTTACCCAAAGACCTGGTGAGGTGAAGCTCCAAAGAGATAACACAACAGAGTTAATTGGGCAAATAGATGTTATTCACCAGGGAGAAGCCGGGCTTCTGGGCGTAGCCGTAGATCCTGATTTTAATGAAAACAATTACATCTACCTTTACTACACCTACCAGCAGCAAGCTATGTTTAATCGTATATCACGTTTTACTCTAAATGGCTCTCTCAGTGATGAATTCATTGTATTAGACAGTATCGATGGCGCCAATATTCATAATGGCGGACGAATCAAGTTTGGCCCTGATGGCTTACTTTATGCAACTACCGGCGATGCAAACGATCCATCTCTTTCGGCAGATACCAATAGCCTTGCAGGAAAAATCCTTCGTATGGAAAAGGACGGTTCTGTACCCGGTGATAATCCGTTTGGCAATTACGTTTATGCTTTAGGGCTTAGAAACCCTCAGGGGCTGGCCTGGAGAGACGATACGCTGTACGCTTCAAGTCACGGCCCGGTAAGAAGAGATGAACTTCACAGAATCGAGAGGGGAATGGATTATGGGTGGCCCGAACCGTGTGATCAAACAGGTCTTGCATTCAGATGTTATACTGAGTTTACACTTGCTCCGTCAGGAATCGCTATCTATGAAAACATGTTACTGGTAACCGGTTTGCGTGGTAATCAACTACGAAGGGTAGATTTGCAGTCAGACCAGGAATTTGAACATTTAACAGAGCTGGGACGATTACGGGAGGTGGTATTGTATGAGGGGTATCTCTATATAGCTACGAGTAATCGTGATGGACGAGGTACACCACAACCAAATGATGACAGAATAGTTAAAGTTGATCCAAATGCTTTAATACACAACTAA
- a CDS encoding plastocyanin/azurin family copper-binding protein produces MKYCNILILSFCLFTLISCNTNDTETEQLSENDTVQYAVTIEMTDVTFEPDHVTIIEGETVRWINTSQVTHTVTADSGLAVDNSNVILPRGAEPINSGSLAPGEIFDYRFDVPGLYRYFCVPHEAAEMVGEVLVETQN; encoded by the coding sequence ATGAAATATTGTAATATTCTTATACTAAGTTTCTGCTTATTCACCCTAATTAGCTGCAATACAAATGATACAGAAACAGAACAACTGTCAGAAAACGACACCGTCCAATATGCGGTAACAATTGAAATGACCGATGTAACGTTTGAGCCCGATCATGTGACTATAATCGAAGGTGAAACCGTGCGATGGATAAATACTTCTCAGGTTACACATACTGTAACTGCAGATTCAGGCCTGGCAGTAGATAACAGTAATGTAATTCTCCCCCGGGGAGCAGAACCAATAAACTCAGGTTCATTGGCTCCGGGGGAAATATTTGATTATCGATTTGATGTGCCTGGCCTGTACCGTTATTTTTGCGTTCCCCATGAGGCAGCAGAAATGGTTGGTGAAGTGTTGGTTGAAACGCAAAACTAA
- a CDS encoding PAS domain S-box protein yields the protein MDETREISCISTSELLNYAREKGVDHELLKDVSVSREILENQFEWITTDTWVKLFKNAAEAFGGGDDIFFRLGKEILQREVNSFLYLFLKIAPLATIIKVVPKYVKKYTNKNIEVRVNLLSEGMAEVSYIPLKKDKYAYEICEFNKGFTVKTLEIKGCRNVELVELECAAKGSAKSCTYQISWKKGKGLLQKINEIVIPGYKEKNEIIRHLEKNHSNLQKQYSENLALKDFYFHIMNNMGEGIVWLNSQGVITFANKAFCSICEYSSEELYTKNIFSLFPEKEAGGLYDYLLHTRCDEKNSYSRQLTLINSRNEKQFVRLNIVWVKSKHRSPGYLCTVKDINDQVKIERRLYMVENRYRSLYENSPAIIIGIDLEGFFIYANRAMVIQSGYSEEELRGMHCKELLGPDSQIDFSELVIKKSVKSEIQEVHFKAKNGDWKAITLNTYPILDDTETIAGIAGIGVDITETRRLNEQLLRTQRMDLLGKMAGGLAHDFNNLLVSIVGYGRMIQDRSSEEKIKNYAAVIGDASEKAASLIRNLLTFSRGEIVKNKEFSVNNTIKEVGLLVLPLLPKAVKVKIDCTNYDCKIYGDSGKIHQCLLNLCLNASDAMGKSGGSITLRSKKLNDARVRIEVEDTGSGISPEHISKIFDPFFSTKEKGKGTGLGLSVVYGIVKSHHGEILVDSKPGEGTIFIINLPLSNIRRHLESSQFLPVAHRRIAPENGEVLVVDNDDLMVGFCREILCSYGYKIVGFTCPKDALNWYSNYHDRIQLVISDIVMNNINGFDLVRKMKQINNVKVLFISGFTPPSIHPHQNENILLKPFTSRALIDAVNAL from the coding sequence ATGGATGAAACACGCGAGATATCCTGTATTAGTACTTCAGAGCTGCTAAATTACGCGCGCGAGAAGGGAGTGGATCATGAGCTCCTTAAAGATGTTAGTGTTTCGAGGGAGATACTTGAAAACCAGTTTGAGTGGATCACTACCGATACCTGGGTAAAGCTTTTTAAAAATGCAGCAGAGGCTTTTGGTGGTGGTGATGATATATTCTTCAGACTGGGCAAAGAGATATTACAAAGAGAAGTTAATTCATTTCTATATTTATTCTTAAAAATTGCTCCTCTTGCTACTATTATAAAAGTTGTTCCAAAGTATGTTAAAAAATACACTAACAAAAATATTGAAGTCAGGGTTAACTTGCTAAGTGAGGGTATGGCGGAAGTTAGTTACATACCTTTAAAGAAAGATAAGTATGCCTATGAAATTTGTGAGTTTAATAAGGGCTTTACTGTAAAAACATTGGAAATAAAGGGATGCAGAAATGTAGAGCTTGTTGAACTTGAATGTGCTGCTAAGGGTAGTGCGAAAAGCTGTACCTATCAAATATCCTGGAAAAAAGGCAAAGGATTATTACAAAAGATTAATGAAATAGTAATACCAGGTTATAAAGAAAAGAATGAAATCATCAGACACCTTGAGAAAAATCATAGCAATCTTCAGAAGCAGTATTCAGAGAACCTTGCATTGAAAGATTTTTATTTTCATATAATGAATAATATGGGTGAGGGTATTGTATGGCTGAATTCCCAGGGTGTTATTACATTTGCTAATAAGGCTTTTTGTAGTATATGCGAATATTCTTCTGAAGAACTGTATACAAAGAATATATTCTCCTTATTTCCAGAAAAGGAGGCGGGCGGGCTTTATGATTACCTATTACATACCCGATGTGATGAAAAAAACAGTTACTCAAGACAACTTACTCTCATAAACAGTAGAAATGAGAAACAATTTGTAAGATTGAATATAGTTTGGGTAAAAAGTAAACATCGTTCACCCGGTTATCTTTGTACAGTGAAAGATATAAATGATCAGGTAAAAATTGAACGTCGGTTATATATGGTTGAAAACAGGTATCGTTCTCTTTATGAAAACTCCCCTGCAATAATCATAGGAATCGATTTAGAGGGATTTTTTATATATGCAAACAGAGCCATGGTGATTCAATCGGGATATAGTGAAGAAGAATTAAGAGGAATGCACTGTAAGGAGTTGCTTGGCCCTGACTCTCAAATAGATTTTTCTGAACTTGTTATCAAAAAAAGTGTAAAGTCTGAAATTCAGGAAGTGCATTTTAAAGCAAAAAACGGTGATTGGAAGGCTATTACACTTAATACATACCCGATCCTTGATGATACTGAAACGATAGCCGGGATTGCCGGAATCGGTGTAGATATTACAGAAACAAGGCGTCTCAATGAACAACTTCTGCGCACCCAGAGAATGGATTTGCTGGGGAAGATGGCAGGAGGACTTGCTCACGATTTTAATAATTTACTTGTGTCAATAGTAGGGTATGGACGTATGATCCAGGACCGTTCTTCAGAGGAAAAGATAAAAAATTATGCAGCGGTGATAGGAGATGCTTCAGAAAAGGCCGCTTCTTTGATTCGAAATCTTCTTACATTCAGTAGGGGAGAGATAGTAAAAAACAAGGAGTTTTCGGTTAATAATACTATTAAGGAAGTCGGGCTGCTTGTTTTACCTCTATTACCTAAAGCGGTAAAAGTGAAAATAGACTGTACAAATTACGATTGCAAGATATATGGTGATAGTGGGAAAATTCACCAATGTTTATTGAACCTATGTTTGAATGCAAGTGATGCAATGGGAAAAAGTGGTGGTAGCATTACGCTTAGGTCAAAAAAGTTAAACGACGCTCGTGTACGCATTGAAGTAGAAGATACTGGTAGTGGGATTTCTCCAGAGCATATTTCCAAGATATTTGATCCTTTTTTCTCAACTAAGGAAAAAGGAAAAGGAACCGGTTTAGGGCTTTCAGTGGTGTATGGGATAGTTAAGTCACATCACGGAGAAATACTTGTGGACTCAAAGCCGGGAGAGGGAACAATTTTTATTATAAATTTACCCTTAAGTAACATTAGAAGGCATCTGGAATCTTCGCAATTTCTACCTGTTGCACATAGGCGTATAGCACCTGAAAACGGGGAGGTACTAGTTGTTGATAATGATGATTTAATGGTTGGTTTTTGTCGGGAAATACTTTGCTCTTATGGATATAAAATTGTAGGGTTTACTTGTCCAAAGGATGCGCTTAACTGGTATTCAAACTATCATGATCGTATACAACTAGTTATAAGTGATATAGTCATGAATAATATCAATGGATTTGATCTTGTACGTAAAATGAAACAAATAAATAATGTGAAGGTACTTTTTATCTCTGGTTTTACTCCTCCTTCAATACATCCCCACCAAAATGAAAATATTCTTCTTAAGCCTTTTACATCTAGAGCTTTGATTGATGCAGTTAATGCACTGTAA
- a CDS encoding DUF4070 domain-containing protein, with protein sequence MKLLLIWPQIDQSLFSYKPLLDIFGDKGQFFPLPLISAAAHFPEHWELRLLDMQFEQLSEKDIGWADYVLVAADNLQIDSLLKNTDITRANAKVIVFGEALSALVCQGLDHITMVKGDFGEMSKTCREKTVAEEITEDMVSGNLKQTYETIPCNETYQFMVPRYDLVEPRLYFSLSLKLSKGQGRNYRRKPLKQIVSELDILYSLSGGFKSIYLTDDDLIGDVKENNERREQFILLLEYIHDWQCKNSFPFDFFFHGTLSSAHDELTGVFKKMADAGISIMLLPLNRCHQTTFGAQSRDEVQKICSKVDFFRKQGIGVFGKVTIESHIKVRDVDFFAQLIKNTSIPVVFVDTSLHGNDDHKLNEQMQLRLLREIYQPSKYFARCIRWISEWNDEYVAKRMTGTVRANQDYRRVIRGIMLQGFKRRYAISYWYYLIQVLVRFSYKPARFSLAVFLGYMYEVMYGQLIASYTKRKTIPLTSHHSIKKEGIEVNG encoded by the coding sequence ATGAAACTACTACTTATTTGGCCCCAAATCGATCAGTCTCTTTTTAGCTACAAACCTCTGTTGGATATCTTTGGTGATAAGGGGCAGTTCTTTCCGCTTCCTCTTATTAGTGCTGCTGCCCATTTTCCGGAGCATTGGGAACTAAGACTTTTGGATATGCAATTTGAGCAGCTTTCTGAAAAGGACATCGGTTGGGCTGATTATGTACTGGTAGCTGCAGATAACCTTCAGATTGATTCATTGTTAAAAAATACCGATATCACCAGAGCAAATGCTAAAGTAATAGTGTTTGGGGAAGCTCTATCAGCTTTAGTTTGCCAAGGATTAGACCACATTACCATGGTAAAAGGTGATTTCGGAGAGATGAGTAAAACGTGCAGGGAAAAAACTGTAGCTGAAGAAATTACTGAAGACATGGTTTCTGGTAATCTAAAACAAACTTATGAAACTATTCCCTGTAATGAAACTTACCAATTTATGGTCCCCAGGTATGATTTGGTTGAGCCGCGATTATACTTTAGCCTCTCACTTAAACTATCCAAGGGGCAAGGAAGAAATTATCGTAGAAAACCTTTAAAGCAAATTGTTTCTGAGCTTGATATTCTCTATTCCTTAAGTGGTGGGTTTAAAAGCATATATCTAACTGATGATGATCTTATAGGTGATGTTAAGGAAAATAACGAGCGAAGAGAGCAATTTATATTACTGTTAGAGTATATTCACGATTGGCAGTGTAAAAATTCATTTCCATTTGACTTCTTTTTCCACGGTACACTATCCAGTGCTCACGATGAGTTAACAGGGGTCTTTAAAAAAATGGCAGATGCTGGAATTAGTATCATGCTCTTACCCCTTAATCGATGTCATCAAACAACATTTGGTGCTCAAAGCAGAGATGAAGTACAAAAAATATGTAGCAAGGTGGATTTTTTTCGAAAACAAGGGATCGGTGTATTCGGCAAGGTAACAATCGAATCGCATATTAAGGTAAGAGATGTTGATTTCTTTGCCCAATTAATTAAAAACACATCTATTCCGGTAGTATTCGTTGACACCTCATTGCATGGAAATGATGACCATAAGCTAAATGAGCAGATGCAACTACGCCTCCTAAGGGAAATATATCAGCCTTCAAAGTATTTTGCACGCTGTATAAGATGGATTAGTGAATGGAATGATGAATATGTTGCGAAAAGGATGACTGGTACTGTACGGGCAAATCAGGATTACAGACGAGTAATAAGGGGAATTATGCTGCAAGGGTTTAAGAGAAGGTATGCTATTTCGTATTGGTATTATTTAATTCAAGTACTAGTACGCTTTAGTTATAAGCCCGCCAGATTTTCGCTTGCAGTATTTTTGGGGTATATGTATGAAGTAATGTATGGGCAACTAATTGCTTCATACACAAAGCGCAAAACGATACCGCTTACATCACATCACAGTATTAAGAAAGAGGGCATAGAAGTAAATGGATGA
- a CDS encoding M48 family metallopeptidase → MKNTTLLSALISFLFFYSCAVVSLTGRRQLQLIPRSQMLELSNQAYNEYVAEHQVITGTEEALMVQRVGTNIRSAVESYFQEQNNDDIIGDFQWEFTLFQDTTINAWAMPRGKVGINSGILPLAQDDAGLAVIIGHEIGHVVAEHGNERMSQLLLVELGGIALSEALSEQPEITRQLALVAFGVGAQLGVLLPYSRLHETEADRLGLIFMAIAGYDPREAISFWERMVELRMAPEPPEFLSTHPSDETRVENIRQMIPEAMEYYQ, encoded by the coding sequence ATGAAAAATACCACCCTGTTATCAGCGCTCATTTCTTTCCTTTTTTTCTACTCATGTGCAGTAGTTTCCCTTACTGGTAGGCGTCAGCTTCAGCTCATTCCACGATCACAGATGTTAGAACTAAGTAATCAGGCCTATAATGAATACGTTGCCGAACATCAGGTTATAACTGGCACAGAAGAAGCGTTAATGGTACAAAGGGTAGGAACAAATATAAGATCAGCTGTTGAGAGTTATTTTCAAGAACAGAATAACGATGATATAATAGGAGATTTTCAGTGGGAATTTACTCTATTTCAGGACACTACAATAAACGCCTGGGCGATGCCGAGAGGAAAGGTAGGCATCAATAGTGGCATTTTGCCATTAGCTCAGGATGATGCTGGCTTAGCAGTTATTATTGGCCACGAGATCGGACACGTTGTTGCAGAGCATGGAAATGAACGGATGAGCCAGCTTCTTTTAGTTGAGCTGGGTGGTATTGCGCTAAGCGAAGCACTTTCAGAACAGCCTGAAATCACTCGTCAGCTCGCGCTTGTTGCGTTTGGTGTCGGCGCACAATTGGGAGTATTACTTCCTTACAGCAGGCTCCACGAAACCGAAGCCGACAGATTAGGACTGATTTTTATGGCTATTGCAGGATATGACCCTCGAGAGGCTATCTCTTTTTGGGAGCGAATGGTTGAATTGAGAATGGCACCAGAACCACCGGAGTTTTTAAGTACTCACCCATCCGATGAAACCAGAGTAGAAAATATCCGCCAAATGATTCCGGAAGCAATGGAATATTACCAATAA